Proteins from a genomic interval of Pantoea deleyi:
- a CDS encoding DUF1107 domain-containing protein: MKIFQRYNPLQIAKYVKTLFKGRLYIKDVGAFEFDKGKVLIPRVKDKQHLSVMSEINRQVVRLKLEFN, from the coding sequence ATGAAGATCTTCCAGCGCTATAATCCGCTGCAGATAGCGAAATATGTAAAAACGCTGTTCAAAGGAAGGTTGTACATCAAGGACGTTGGCGCGTTCGAGTTTGATAAGGGGAAAGTCCTTATTCCGCGCGTCAAAGACAAACAGCATCTGAGCGTGATGTCAGAAATTAACCGCCAGGTCGTGCGTCTCAAGCTTGAGTTCAACTAA
- the priB gene encoding primosomal replication protein N — protein sequence MTVNRLRLSGTVCKTPVRKISPSGIPHCQFVLEHRSVQEEAGFHRQAWCRMPVIISGSTHQVITQHITVGTQLTLDGFISCHQARNGQSKVVFHAEQIELIDSGD from the coding sequence GTGACGGTTAATCGACTGCGCTTGTCGGGCACTGTGTGCAAGACGCCGGTTCGAAAAATTAGCCCGTCAGGAATTCCGCACTGTCAGTTTGTGCTTGAGCACCGCTCAGTGCAGGAGGAGGCCGGGTTTCACCGGCAAGCCTGGTGTCGTATGCCGGTTATTATCAGCGGCAGCACCCATCAGGTGATTACTCAACATATAACGGTCGGCACGCAACTCACACTCGACGGTTTCATTAGTTGCCATCAGGCACGAAATGGCCAGAGCAAAGTGGTGTTCCATGCCGAGCAGATTGAATTGATAGATTCTGGAGACTAG
- a CDS encoding YtfJ family protein has protein sequence MRTTLAALALSFLIPAGVMAHDLRQETRVPAVGVNDKGELILQQEKFSYKNWNSAQLSGKVRVIQHIAGRSSAKQMNAALIEAIKAAKLPHDRYQTTTIVNTDDAIPGTGMFVRSSIETNKQQYPWSQFIVDSKGEVQRAWQLQPGSSAIVVLDKEGKVRFVKDGPLTQDEVTRVIALVNALLKA, from the coding sequence ATGCGAACAACTCTGGCCGCGCTGGCGCTCTCGTTTCTGATCCCGGCAGGCGTGATGGCACACGATCTCAGACAGGAGACGCGCGTCCCGGCGGTGGGCGTCAATGACAAAGGCGAACTGATTCTGCAGCAGGAGAAGTTTAGCTATAAAAACTGGAATAGCGCGCAGCTGAGCGGAAAAGTTCGCGTCATCCAGCACATTGCCGGTCGCTCATCGGCGAAGCAGATGAACGCGGCGCTGATAGAGGCGATCAAGGCCGCGAAGCTGCCCCACGATCGTTATCAGACCACCACTATCGTGAATACCGATGATGCGATACCGGGTACGGGCATGTTCGTGCGCAGCAGCATCGAAACCAATAAGCAGCAGTATCCGTGGTCGCAGTTTATCGTCGACAGCAAGGGCGAGGTGCAGCGGGCTTGGCAGCTTCAGCCGGGCAGCTCTGCGATTGTGGTGCTGGATAAAGAGGGCAAGGTGAGATTCGTGAAGGATGGGCCGCTGACGCAGGATGAGGTGACCCGGGTCATCGCGCTGGTCAACGCGCTGCTGAAGGCCTGA
- the cysQ gene encoding 3'(2'),5'-bisphosphate nucleotidase CysQ, with protein sequence MLEQLCQLAREAGDAIMQVYDGAAPLDVSHKSDDSPVTAADIAAHKVILAGLRALTPDLPVLSEEDPPAWEVRQHWQRYWLVDPLDGTKEFIKRNGEFTVNIALIEAGKPVMGVVYAPVLDVMYSAAEGKAWKEEGGQREQIHVRDARPPLVVVSRSHGDDDEMKEYLKQLGEHQTVATGSSLKFCLVAEGKAQLYPRFGPTNIWDTGAGHAVAMAAGAHVHDWQGRTLDYTPRESFLNPGFRVSLF encoded by the coding sequence ATGTTAGAGCAACTCTGCCAGCTGGCACGCGAAGCAGGCGACGCGATTATGCAGGTCTATGACGGCGCCGCGCCGCTTGACGTTTCTCACAAATCGGATGATTCGCCGGTTACCGCCGCAGATATCGCCGCGCACAAGGTGATCCTGGCGGGGCTGAGGGCGCTGACGCCCGATCTCCCCGTCCTGTCAGAAGAGGATCCGCCCGCCTGGGAGGTGCGTCAGCACTGGCAGCGTTACTGGCTGGTTGATCCGCTGGATGGCACCAAAGAGTTTATCAAGCGCAACGGTGAGTTTACCGTGAATATCGCGCTGATCGAGGCGGGCAAGCCGGTGATGGGCGTGGTCTACGCGCCGGTGCTGGACGTGATGTACTCTGCGGCCGAAGGCAAAGCGTGGAAAGAGGAGGGCGGTCAGCGTGAGCAGATTCACGTACGTGACGCCCGGCCGCCGCTGGTGGTGGTGAGCCGCTCTCATGGCGACGACGACGAGATGAAAGAGTATCTCAAGCAGCTCGGTGAGCATCAGACCGTCGCAACCGGCTCCTCGCTGAAATTCTGCCTGGTAGCCGAAGGCAAAGCGCAGCTCTATCCCCGCTTCGGGCCGACCAACATCTGGGATACGGGCGCGGGTCACGCGGTGGCGATGGCGGCGGGCGCGCATGTGCATGACTGGCAGGGCAGAACGCTGGACTACACGCCGCGCGAATCCTTCCTCAATCCCGGCTTCCGCGTTTCGCTGTTCTAG
- the rplI gene encoding 50S ribosomal protein L9, which translates to MQVILLDKVANLGSLGDQVNVKAGYARNFLVPQGKAVPATRKNVEYFEARRAELEAKLADVQSAATARAEKINALGTVTITSKAGDEGKLFGSIGTRDIADAVTAAGVDVAKSEVRLPNGVLRTTGEHEVDFQVHSDVFAKLTVKVVAG; encoded by the coding sequence ATGCAAGTTATTCTGCTTGATAAAGTAGCAAACCTGGGCAGCCTGGGTGATCAGGTTAACGTTAAAGCGGGCTACGCTCGTAACTTCCTGGTACCACAGGGCAAAGCTGTTCCTGCCACCAGGAAAAACGTTGAGTATTTCGAAGCACGTCGCGCTGAACTGGAAGCCAAACTGGCTGACGTTCAGTCTGCAGCTACTGCACGCGCTGAGAAGATCAATGCACTGGGCACCGTGACCATCACGTCTAAAGCAGGCGATGAAGGTAAACTGTTCGGTTCAATCGGTACCCGCGACATCGCTGATGCAGTCACTGCAGCTGGCGTTGACGTAGCGAAGAGCGAAGTTCGTCTGCCGAACGGCGTTCTGCGTACCACCGGTGAGCATGAAGTGGACTTCCAGGTTCACAGCGATGTATTCGCTAAGCTGACCGTAAAAGTTGTTGCTGGTTAA
- the rpsR gene encoding 30S ribosomal protein S18 — protein MARYFRRRKFCRFTAEGVVEIDYKDIATLKNYITESGKIVPSRITGTRAKYQRQLARCIKRARYLSLLPYTDRHQ, from the coding sequence ATGGCACGTTATTTCCGTCGTCGCAAGTTCTGCCGTTTCACCGCGGAAGGCGTTGTTGAGATCGATTACAAAGACATCGCAACGTTAAAAAATTACATTACCGAAAGCGGTAAAATTGTCCCGAGCCGTATCACCGGTACTCGTGCAAAATACCAGCGTCAGTTGGCTCGCTGCATCAAGCGCGCGCGTTACCTGTCTCTGCTGCCGTACACTGATCGTCATCAGTAA
- the yjfP gene encoding esterase, which yields MIELTTDTLAGIECLHAAPAGQRHQPLPTVLFYHGFTSSKEVYAYFAVALAQAGFRAVMPDADRHGARYDGDAESRLDRFWEILKQNIDELPQLEAALRDSHLIAEERFAVAGASMGGMTALGAMARYPQIRSVACMMGSGYFMQLSQSLFPPRVADTPAGQATFDARMAPLAKYDPCNRLAALADRPLLLWHGEADEVVPWAESVRLERALRDNGLAQHLTALSEKAIGHKITPSALTALVSFFTHHL from the coding sequence ATGATCGAACTCACCACCGACACGCTGGCCGGTATCGAATGCCTGCACGCCGCGCCCGCCGGACAACGGCATCAGCCGCTGCCCACCGTGCTGTTTTATCACGGGTTTACCTCGTCTAAAGAGGTCTATGCCTACTTCGCCGTGGCCCTGGCGCAGGCGGGATTCCGGGCGGTGATGCCGGACGCCGATCGGCACGGTGCACGTTATGACGGTGATGCAGAGAGCCGCCTCGACCGCTTCTGGGAGATCCTGAAACAGAACATCGATGAGCTGCCGCAGCTGGAAGCCGCGCTGCGCGACAGTCACCTGATCGCGGAGGAACGTTTTGCGGTGGCGGGGGCGTCGATGGGCGGCATGACGGCGCTGGGCGCGATGGCGCGCTATCCGCAGATCCGCAGCGTCGCCTGTATGATGGGGTCAGGCTATTTTATGCAGCTCAGCCAGTCGCTGTTTCCGCCGCGCGTGGCCGATACACCGGCAGGACAGGCAACGTTTGACGCCCGCATGGCGCCGCTGGCGAAGTATGATCCCTGCAACCGGCTGGCGGCGCTGGCGGACCGCCCGCTGCTGCTGTGGCATGGTGAGGCAGATGAGGTCGTGCCCTGGGCTGAAAGCGTGCGGCTGGAGAGGGCGCTGCGTGACAACGGGCTGGCCCAGCATCTGACCGCGCTGTCCGAAAAAGCCATCGGGCACAAGATCACCCCGTCGGCCCTGACGGCGCTGGTGAGTTTTTTCACCCATCATCTGTAA
- the rpsF gene encoding 30S ribosomal protein S6, whose product MRHYEIVFMVHPDQSEQVPGMIERYTGAITGAQGTIHRLEDWGRRQLAYPINKLHKAHYVLMNVEAPQEAIDELETNFRFNDAVIRSMVMRVKHAVTEASPMVKAKDERRDRREDFANESADESDAGDSEE is encoded by the coding sequence ATGCGTCATTACGAAATCGTATTTATGGTTCATCCTGACCAGAGCGAACAGGTTCCTGGCATGATCGAGCGTTACACTGGTGCTATCACTGGTGCACAGGGCACGATTCACCGCCTGGAAGACTGGGGCCGTCGTCAGCTGGCTTACCCGATCAACAAACTGCACAAAGCGCATTACGTTCTGATGAACGTTGAAGCGCCGCAGGAAGCGATCGATGAGCTGGAAACGAACTTCCGCTTCAACGACGCCGTTATCCGTAGCATGGTTATGCGCGTTAAACACGCGGTAACTGAAGCATCACCGATGGTTAAAGCGAAAGATGAGCGTCGTGATCGTCGCGAAGATTTTGCTAACGAATCCGCTGATGAGTCAGATGCTGGGGATTCTGAAGAGTAA
- a CDS encoding LysM-like peptidoglycan-binding domain-containing protein, producing MGQIAPRRRRMRATQTVSRLQAWLAARRPQRPAGEEEPRMASDASSRLPAWLQRIWHFTDHIGWMDPLPAPHRRGIVAALLVILVAFLWPTSTLRYPVEQPATSPAEKEVPMQADIYDDNSSRQPSSSASQQTPKADSQGAWRSLTIASGQTLAQLFRDNSLPVNDVFAMARVEGNDQPLSSLKSGQQVKIRQDAQGTVTGLTVDSASGPVLFTRQPDGSFIRAQ from the coding sequence ATGGGCCAGATTGCCCCCCGCCGCCGCAGGATGCGTGCAACACAGACCGTTTCCCGGCTGCAGGCCTGGCTGGCCGCGCGCAGGCCACAGCGCCCTGCCGGAGAGGAGGAACCCCGAATGGCTTCAGACGCGTCGTCCCGCCTGCCAGCATGGCTTCAGCGTATCTGGCACTTTACCGACCACATCGGCTGGATGGATCCGCTGCCTGCACCGCACCGGCGCGGCATCGTGGCGGCCCTGCTGGTGATACTGGTGGCGTTTCTCTGGCCGACCAGTACGCTGCGCTATCCGGTCGAGCAGCCTGCGACGTCCCCGGCAGAAAAAGAGGTGCCGATGCAGGCGGATATCTATGATGACAACAGCAGTCGTCAGCCCTCGTCTTCTGCCTCACAGCAGACGCCAAAGGCCGATTCGCAGGGCGCATGGCGCAGCCTGACTATCGCCTCGGGTCAGACGCTGGCGCAGCTGTTTCGTGACAATAGCCTGCCGGTGAACGATGTGTTTGCGATGGCGCGGGTGGAAGGCAACGATCAGCCGCTCAGCTCACTGAAAAGTGGTCAGCAGGTGAAGATTCGTCAGGATGCACAGGGCACGGTGACCGGCCTGACGGTTGACAGCGCCAGCGGTCCGGTACTCTTTACCCGTCAGCCAGACGGCAGCTTTATCCGGGCGCAGTAA
- a CDS encoding bifunctional 2',3'-cyclic-nucleotide 2'-phosphodiesterase/3'-nucleotidase, which produces MFKPGMMLLALSVSAATQAATVDLRILETTDLHSNMMDFDYYKDTPTEKFGLVRTATLIHAARQEVKNSVLVDNGDIIQGSPLGDYMAAKGLREGEIHPVYKALNTLDYSVGNLGNHEFNYGLPYLKKALAGARFPYVNANVIDVKSGKPLFTPYLIKSTQVVDRDGNTQTLKIGYIGFVPPQIMVWDKANLQGKVRVDDITETARRLVPEMRAQGADLIIAIPHSGLSSEPWHAMAENSVYYLSQVEGINAILFGHAHAVFPGKDFAAIRGADITQGTLNGIPAVMPGMWGDHLGVVDLVLSKEGDRWQVSSGKAQARPIYDTAAKKSLAAEDPALVNVLADDHRATREFVAKPIGRSAGVMYSYLSLVQDDPTVQIVNNAQRAYVEHFIQGDPDLGRLPVLSAAAPFKAGGRKNDPASYVEVEKGALTFRNAADLYLYPNTLVVMKVSGAQVKEWLECSAGQFNQIDPNSPKTQSLINWDFRTYNFDVIDGVTYQIDVTQPARYDAECQLIHPEASRIRQLSWQGKPIDPQATFLVATNNYRAYGGKFAGTGDRYIAFASPDENRAVVAAYISAETKAHGEVQPKADNNWRLAPISASTPLDIQFETAPGEKATGFIQQHAQYPLQPKGTDATGFALWQVNLQQ; this is translated from the coding sequence ATGTTTAAGCCCGGAATGATGTTACTGGCCCTGAGCGTTTCCGCCGCCACACAGGCCGCAACGGTGGATTTGCGGATACTGGAAACCACCGATCTGCACAGCAATATGATGGATTTCGACTACTACAAAGACACGCCGACCGAGAAGTTTGGCCTGGTGCGCACCGCTACGCTGATTCATGCCGCGCGCCAGGAGGTAAAAAACAGCGTGCTGGTCGATAACGGCGACATCATTCAGGGCAGCCCGCTGGGCGACTACATGGCCGCGAAAGGGTTGCGCGAGGGCGAGATCCACCCGGTCTACAAGGCGCTCAACACGCTGGACTACAGCGTCGGCAATCTCGGCAACCACGAATTCAACTATGGTCTGCCCTATCTGAAAAAAGCGCTGGCGGGCGCCCGCTTCCCTTATGTAAACGCCAACGTGATTGACGTGAAGAGCGGTAAACCCCTGTTCACCCCCTACCTCATCAAATCCACTCAGGTTGTGGATCGCGACGGCAATACGCAGACCCTGAAGATAGGCTACATCGGCTTCGTGCCGCCACAGATTATGGTGTGGGATAAAGCCAATCTGCAGGGTAAGGTGCGGGTCGATGACATTACAGAGACGGCGCGCCGCCTGGTGCCGGAGATGCGTGCGCAGGGCGCAGACCTGATCATTGCCATTCCCCACTCCGGTCTCAGCAGCGAGCCCTGGCACGCCATGGCGGAGAATTCGGTTTATTACCTCAGCCAGGTGGAGGGCATTAATGCCATCCTGTTTGGTCACGCGCATGCGGTCTTCCCTGGCAAAGATTTTGCGGCCATCCGGGGCGCCGATATCACCCAGGGTACGCTGAACGGGATCCCGGCGGTGATGCCGGGCATGTGGGGCGATCATCTCGGCGTGGTTGACCTGGTGCTCAGCAAGGAGGGCGATCGCTGGCAGGTAAGCAGTGGTAAGGCCCAGGCCCGGCCCATCTACGATACCGCCGCGAAGAAGTCGCTGGCGGCAGAAGATCCGGCGCTGGTCAACGTTCTGGCTGATGATCACCGCGCCACTCGCGAGTTTGTGGCGAAGCCCATCGGCCGCTCTGCCGGCGTGATGTACAGCTATCTGTCGCTGGTGCAGGACGATCCCACGGTGCAGATCGTCAACAATGCCCAGCGCGCCTACGTTGAGCACTTTATCCAGGGCGATCCCGATCTGGGTCGCCTGCCGGTGCTCTCTGCGGCCGCGCCGTTTAAGGCGGGCGGACGTAAGAACGATCCCGCCAGCTATGTGGAAGTGGAGAAAGGCGCGCTGACCTTCCGAAACGCCGCCGATCTCTATCTTTATCCGAACACCCTGGTGGTGATGAAGGTCAGCGGCGCGCAGGTCAAAGAGTGGCTGGAGTGTTCAGCCGGGCAGTTTAATCAGATCGATCCGAACAGCCCGAAAACGCAGTCGCTGATCAACTGGGATTTCCGCACCTATAACTTTGATGTGATCGATGGCGTCACGTATCAGATCGATGTCACCCAGCCCGCCCGCTACGATGCGGAGTGTCAGCTGATCCATCCGGAGGCGTCACGTATCCGTCAGCTGAGCTGGCAGGGCAAGCCCATCGACCCGCAGGCAACCTTCCTGGTGGCAACCAATAACTATCGCGCCTATGGCGGCAAGTTTGCCGGCACCGGCGATCGCTATATCGCCTTTGCCTCGCCGGATGAGAACCGCGCCGTGGTAGCCGCCTACATCAGCGCTGAAACTAAAGCGCACGGTGAAGTGCAGCCAAAGGCGGATAATAACTGGCGGCTGGCGCCGATAAGCGCCTCCACACCGCTCGACATTCAGTTCGAAACGGCGCCGGGTGAGAAAGCGACCGGGTTTATTCAGCAGCATGCGCAATATCCGCTGCAGCCCAAAGGGACTGATGCGACGGGCTTTGCGTTGTGGCAGGTGAATTTACAGCAGTAA
- a CDS encoding hemolysin family protein yields the protein MLDSLLVILLLIVISAFFSLSEISLAAARKIKLKLLADEGNVNAQRVLKMQETPGMFFTVVQIGLNAVAILGGIVGDAAFSPVFRGLFDQFVSPELAEQLSFICSFTIVTSMFILFADLTPKRVGMVAPETIALRIINPMRFCLLVMRPLVWLFNGLANVFFRLFKLPMVRKDDITSDDIYAVVEAGALAGVLRKQEHELIENVFELESRTVPSSMTSRENIVWFDLHEDEASLKTKIAEHPHSKFLVCSGDIDHIVGYVDSKELLLRVLGNQSMALNSGLQIRSALIVPDTLTLSEALESFKTAGEDFAVIMNEYALVVGIITLNDVMTTLMGDLVGQGMEEQIVARDENSWLVEGGTPIDDVMRVLDIDEFPQSGNYETIGGFMMYMLRKIPKRTDFVKFAGYKFEVVDIDSYRIDQLLVTRIDERPPVLSMTKNEEE from the coding sequence ATCAAACTGAAACTGCTGGCCGATGAAGGCAACGTCAATGCGCAGCGCGTGCTGAAAATGCAGGAAACGCCGGGCATGTTCTTCACCGTGGTGCAGATTGGCCTTAACGCCGTCGCCATCCTGGGCGGTATCGTCGGCGACGCGGCGTTTTCACCGGTCTTCCGCGGCCTGTTCGATCAGTTTGTCTCACCGGAGCTGGCCGAACAGCTCAGCTTTATCTGCTCCTTCACCATCGTCACCAGTATGTTTATTCTGTTCGCCGACTTAACCCCGAAACGGGTCGGCATGGTGGCCCCGGAAACCATCGCGCTGCGCATCATCAACCCGATGCGCTTCTGTCTGCTGGTCATGCGCCCGCTGGTGTGGCTGTTCAATGGCCTGGCTAACGTCTTCTTCCGTCTCTTTAAGCTGCCGATGGTGCGTAAAGATGACATCACCTCCGACGATATCTACGCGGTCGTTGAGGCGGGTGCGCTGGCCGGAGTGCTGCGTAAGCAGGAGCATGAGCTGATTGAAAACGTGTTCGAGCTGGAGTCGCGTACCGTTCCCTCTTCCATGACCTCGCGTGAGAACATCGTCTGGTTTGATCTGCATGAAGATGAAGCCAGCCTGAAAACAAAAATCGCCGAGCATCCGCACTCCAAGTTTTTAGTCTGCAGCGGCGATATCGACCACATCGTTGGCTACGTTGACTCGAAAGAGCTGCTGCTGCGCGTGCTGGGCAATCAGAGCATGGCGCTGAACAGCGGCCTGCAGATTCGCTCCGCGCTGATTGTGCCGGATACGCTGACCCTCTCCGAAGCGCTGGAAAGCTTTAAAACCGCCGGTGAAGATTTCGCGGTGATCATGAACGAATATGCGCTGGTCGTCGGCATCATTACCCTGAATGACGTGATGACCACGCTGATGGGCGATCTGGTCGGTCAGGGCATGGAAGAGCAGATCGTCGCCCGTGATGAGAATTCCTGGCTGGTTGAAGGCGGCACGCCGATCGATGACGTGATGCGTGTGCTGGATATCGACGAGTTCCCGCAGTCCGGCAACTACGAAACCATCGGCGGCTTTATGATGTATATGCTGCGTAAGATCCCGAAACGCACCGATTTTGTGAAGTTCGCGGGGTATAAATTCGAGGTGGTGGATATCGACAGCTACCGTATCGATCAGCTGCTGGTGACCCGCATTGATGAACGACCGCCGGTGCTGAGCATGACCAAAAACGAAGAAGAGTAG
- the fklB gene encoding FKBP-type peptidyl-prolyl cis-trans isomerase, translating into MTTPSFDSVEAQASYGIGLQVGQQLLESGLQGLQPEALLAGLRDALEGNSPAVPVDVVHRALREVHERAEGVRRERTEAMAAEGQAFLQENAQREGVNSTESGLQFSVITQGEGPIPSRQDRVRVHYTGKLIDGSVFDSSVARGEPAEFPVSGVIPGWIEALTLMPVGSKWELVIPQNLAYGERGAGASIPPFSTLIFEVELLEIL; encoded by the coding sequence ATGACTACCCCTTCTTTCGACAGCGTCGAAGCACAAGCAAGTTACGGTATTGGTTTACAGGTTGGCCAGCAGTTGCTGGAATCTGGTCTGCAGGGGCTGCAACCAGAAGCACTGCTCGCGGGCCTGCGCGACGCGCTGGAAGGGAACTCGCCGGCCGTTCCGGTTGATGTGGTTCATCGCGCACTGCGTGAAGTGCATGAACGTGCTGAAGGCGTGCGTCGTGAGCGCACCGAAGCGATGGCAGCAGAAGGCCAGGCCTTCCTGCAGGAAAATGCGCAGCGTGAAGGCGTGAACAGCACCGAGTCGGGCCTGCAGTTCAGCGTGATTACCCAGGGTGAAGGTCCAATCCCGTCACGCCAGGATCGCGTTCGCGTTCACTATACGGGCAAACTGATCGACGGCAGCGTGTTCGACAGCTCCGTTGCGCGTGGTGAACCGGCAGAATTCCCGGTAAGCGGTGTGATCCCAGGCTGGATTGAAGCCCTGACCCTGATGCCGGTTGGCTCGAAATGGGAACTGGTGATCCCACAGAACCTCGCCTACGGCGAGCGTGGCGCGGGTGCCTCCATCCCGCCATTCAGCACCCTGATCTTCGAAGTCGAACTGCTGGAAATTCTGTAA